In Numidum massiliense, a single genomic region encodes these proteins:
- a CDS encoding cyclic-di-AMP receptor — MKLIIAVVQDKDSNRLLNALVQEEYRATKLASTGGFLKAGNTTFLIGVEDEKIPRLMAIIKENCKARQQLVTPVSPLGGNAESYVPYPVEVQVGGATVFVLPVEQFAQF, encoded by the coding sequence GTGAAGCTAATTATTGCCGTCGTGCAAGATAAAGACAGTAACCGCTTGTTAAACGCTTTAGTCCAAGAGGAATACCGCGCGACGAAACTGGCGAGTACCGGTGGTTTTTTGAAAGCGGGGAATACGACGTTTCTCATCGGCGTCGAAGACGAAAAAATCCCGCGGTTAATGGCCATCATTAAGGAAAATTGTAAAGCGCGTCAACAACTGGTCACACCCGTTTCGCCACTCGGAGGGAATGCCGAATCGTACGTCCCGTATCCCGTTGAAGTGCAAGTGGGTGGAGCGACAGTCTTTGTTCTTCCCGTCGAGCAGTTTGCACAATTTTAA
- a CDS encoding SH3 domain-containing protein yields the protein MVKKSKRLIAVVLAIALLNVTALFSVDPISVAEAAKKPSPTYGKGTVTASVLNVRRTASTKAMIDGQLLKGTTVKVLKKSKGWYQIEFKKLRGWVSGDYLKVTKAKTSAAKSKPAPKPKPKPKKPSPTYGNGTVTASVLNVRRSASTKALVDGALLKGTKVKVLKKSKGWYQIEYKKLRGWVSGDYLKVTKAKPKPKPAPKPKPKPKPKKPSPTYGNGTVTASVLNVRRSASTKALVDGTLLKGTKVKVLKKSKGWYQIEYKKLRGWVSGDYLKVTKAKPKPKPAPKPKPKPAPKPKPAPKPKPKPAPKPAPKPKPAPKPKQGSVTADVLNVRSGPGLSASVIGTLKYGATVSIYETKNGWHRIAFNNGKGWVSAGYVVIGAAAKPKPTPPSVFQGKTIVIDPGHGGSDPGAIGQHGTREKDITLSTAHYVEQLLREAGARVIMTRTGDTNPDLANRVDISHQYNADAFVSIHYNSATLDSAHGIETYYYYTGKSLTLATLIQSNLANLTGLYNRGVKFGDLHVLRENRQTSVLVELGFLSNSQEEQIIRTSSYHAKAAEAIVQGLKQYFTDSK from the coding sequence TTGGTAAAAAAAAGCAAACGATTAATTGCCGTTGTACTAGCAATTGCGCTATTAAATGTAACGGCACTTTTTTCTGTGGACCCTATTTCAGTTGCTGAAGCGGCTAAAAAACCGTCTCCTACATACGGTAAAGGCACGGTAACTGCATCAGTCTTAAACGTCCGCCGAACGGCGTCGACGAAGGCGATGATTGACGGTCAGCTCTTAAAGGGTACGACTGTGAAAGTGCTGAAGAAAAGCAAAGGCTGGTACCAAATTGAGTTCAAAAAGTTACGCGGGTGGGTGTCTGGCGACTACCTTAAAGTGACGAAGGCTAAAACGTCTGCAGCTAAATCGAAGCCTGCGCCAAAACCGAAGCCGAAGCCAAAAAAGCCGTCCCCTACCTACGGTAACGGCACCGTAACTGCATCGGTTCTAAACGTGCGCCGGTCAGCGTCGACGAAGGCGCTAGTCGACGGCGCGCTCCTGAAGGGTACCAAAGTAAAGGTGCTGAAAAAAAGTAAAGGCTGGTATCAAATTGAGTACAAAAAGTTGCGTGGGTGGGTGTCTGGCGACTACCTTAAAGTAACGAAGGCTAAACCGAAGCCAAAACCAGCACCAAAGCCAAAACCGAAACCGAAGCCAAAAAAGCCGTCCCCTACCTACGGTAATGGCACCGTAACTGCATCGGTTCTAAACGTGCGCCGGTCAGCGTCGACGAAGGCGCTAGTCGACGGCACGCTCCTGAAGGGTACCAAAGTAAAGGTGCTGAAAAAAAGTAAAGGCTGGTATCAAATCGAGTACAAAAAGTTGCGCGGGTGGGTGTCTGGCGACTACCTTAAAGTAACGAAGGCTAAACCGAAGCCAAAACCAGCACCAAAGCCAAAACCGAAGCCAGCACCGAAGCCAAAACCAGCACCGAAGCCAAAACCGAAGCCAGCACCGAAACCAGCACCGAAGCCAAAGCCCGCGCCGAAACCAAAGCAAGGCAGTGTGACTGCCGATGTGCTTAACGTGCGGAGTGGCCCGGGTTTGAGTGCTAGCGTGATTGGGACATTGAAGTACGGTGCGACAGTGTCGATTTACGAGACGAAAAACGGTTGGCATCGCATTGCCTTTAATAATGGTAAAGGGTGGGTGTCGGCCGGATACGTGGTCATAGGAGCGGCAGCGAAGCCAAAGCCGACACCGCCGTCTGTATTCCAAGGTAAAACGATTGTGATCGATCCTGGACATGGCGGTAGCGATCCTGGGGCGATCGGGCAACACGGGACAAGGGAAAAAGACATCACCTTGTCGACAGCGCATTACGTGGAACAATTGTTGCGCGAGGCAGGGGCTCGTGTCATCATGACCCGTACAGGTGATACAAACCCGGATTTGGCTAACCGCGTAGACATTAGCCACCAGTACAATGCAGACGCGTTTGTGAGCATCCACTACAATTCCGCAACGCTCGACAGTGCTCACGGGATTGAAACATATTATTACTATACAGGAAAATCCTTAACACTCGCGACGCTCATTCAGTCAAATTTGGCTAATCTGACGGGACTTTACAACCGGGGCGTGAAATTTGGCGATCTACACGTGTTGCGGGAAAACCGTCAGACGAGTGTATTAGTGGAACTCGGTTTTTTATCGAATTCGCAAGAAGAACAAATCATCCGCACGAGTAGTTATCACGCGAAAGCCGCTGAAGCGATCGTGCAAGGGTTAAAGCAATATTTTACGGACTCGAAATGA
- the tmk gene encoding dTMP kinase, producing MSGLFITFEGPDGAGKTTQVNFLCQWLKESGIPFVRAKEPGGTAIGDKVRQLLLDPSHVEMADKAEILLYAASRAQLIEEVIQPALVDGQIVICDRYVDASLAYQGFGLGYPLRDIRAINDFGTGGIRPDRTYLLDLPAEEGIDRLQRYRPEGLDRMEQKTVAFHQRVRQGFLQLAAEEPARFHRIDARQSEDTIFTCIQTDLRQSFSLGGKDSEANYCRRAR from the coding sequence GTGAGCGGTCTGTTTATAACGTTTGAAGGGCCTGACGGCGCTGGTAAAACAACGCAAGTAAACTTTTTGTGTCAATGGCTTAAGGAGAGCGGTATTCCCTTTGTACGGGCGAAAGAACCGGGCGGGACGGCGATCGGAGACAAAGTGCGCCAGTTGTTACTCGACCCGTCACACGTCGAGATGGCTGACAAGGCAGAAATACTATTGTACGCCGCATCGCGCGCGCAGCTAATTGAAGAAGTGATCCAACCGGCTTTAGTTGATGGGCAAATTGTCATTTGCGACCGTTACGTAGACGCCAGTCTAGCCTATCAGGGGTTTGGGCTCGGATACCCCTTACGGGATATTCGGGCGATTAACGATTTCGGTACCGGTGGGATTCGGCCAGATCGGACGTATTTACTCGATCTTCCCGCCGAAGAGGGCATTGACCGACTGCAGCGCTATCGGCCTGAAGGTCTCGATCGGATGGAACAAAAGACAGTTGCCTTCCATCAACGCGTACGGCAAGGGTTTTTACAATTGGCAGCTGAAGAACCGGCACGGTTTCATCGGATCGATGCCCGGCAGAGTGAAGACACTATTTTTACATGTATTCAAACGGATCTACGGCAATCATTTTCTTTAGGAGGGAAAGACAGTGAAGCTAATTATTGCCGTCGTGCAAGATAA
- a CDS encoding sigma factor G inhibitor Gin, translating to MEHKDALNERQCIVCDHMKDSGITVCDQFICDSCEREMIKTDVKEAKYPLFVQRLRRIWLKDA from the coding sequence ATGGAACATAAAGATGCATTAAACGAGCGTCAATGCATTGTGTGCGACCACATGAAAGATAGCGGTATAACCGTATGTGACCAATTCATTTGCGACTCGTGTGAGCGTGAAATGATAAAAACGGATGTGAAAGAAGCGAAGTATCCACTATTTGTGCAGCGGCTGCGCCGTATATGGCTTAAAGATGCATAA